A stretch of Desulfotalea psychrophila LSv54 DNA encodes these proteins:
- a CDS encoding Flp family type IVb pilin — MKKTLSMIRTFVKDESGVTAIEYGLIAALIAVVIIAAVTAVGVALNTTFQRIATALESA, encoded by the coding sequence ATGAAAAAAACTCTTAGCATGATTCGAACGTTTGTAAAGGACGAGAGCGGCGTTACCGCCATTGAGTACGGCCTGATTGCAGCACTCATTGCCGTTGTTATTATTGCAGCTGTTACTGCTGTAGGTGTCGCCCTAAATACCACATTCCAGAGGATTGCAACTGCACTGGAGAGTGCATAG
- a CDS encoding Flp family type IVb pilin translates to MKETLNMIQTFVKDESGVTAIEYALIASLIAIGIIAAVTIIGGVLNTTFQRIATALENEPV, encoded by the coding sequence ATGAAAGAAACTCTTAATATGATTCAAACGTTTGTAAAGGACGAGAGCGGAGTTACCGCCATTGAGTACGCCCTGATTGCATCACTGATTGCCATTGGTATCATTGCAGCCGTTACTATTATAGGTGGCGTCCTAAATACCACATTCCAGAGGATTGCGACTGCCCTGGAGAATGAGCCTGTTTAA
- a CDS encoding ATP-binding cassette domain-containing protein: MAPILEISDLVVRFGSKTALDGISFSAEPGQIIGFIGPDGAGKTTLLRTMASLILPDSGQARMLGHNICTDLDALRCQIGYMPQQCGLYEDLTVQENLDLYSDLHGVPSHRRKAIQEKILTSTALAPFVQRFTGKLSGGMKQKLGVACCLLASPKVLILDEPTVGVDPVSRRDLWQIILATVREEGTTVFLASTYLDEVMRCDQAIILNQGKILFNDSPDKITERVKGRVFLLPATAGKLARDSMIELSRDKEISHVGIDCGSLRVITGRPDTFCPAYPQAKACPPLFADAFMDIWAENVSPPQLIQMGEDSGGKREEVVVRVEGLQKKFGEFTAVEDTTFEVKRGEIFGLLGGNGAGKTTIFRMLCGLLRASSGSITIAGHDLLKSPGKTRARLGYMAQKFSLYTQLSVIQNLRFFGRAYNLGGKKLTAKIERALIEFNLDQHRDDAAGLLPAGHRQRLAMASASLHNPDILFLDEPTSGTDPLARREFWLRISSFAQKGMTVIVTTHYMEEAEFCDKILIMAKGKILAMGTPKEIRKHALSAENPNPSIEDAFIQLVEEGDQ; the protein is encoded by the coding sequence ATGGCAAGCCTGATCCTGCCCGATTCCGGTCAGGCCAGGATGCTGGGCCACAACATCTGTACCGATCTCGATGCCCTGCGCTGCCAGATAGGATATATGCCCCAACAATGCGGACTCTACGAGGATCTTACCGTCCAGGAAAATCTGGACCTCTACTCCGATCTGCATGGAGTGCCCTCCCACAGGCGAAAGGCTATTCAGGAAAAAATACTGACCAGCACGGCCCTTGCCCCCTTTGTTCAGCGCTTTACCGGAAAACTCTCCGGTGGCATGAAACAAAAATTAGGCGTTGCCTGCTGTCTACTAGCCTCCCCCAAAGTACTTATCCTCGACGAACCGACGGTGGGGGTAGACCCCGTTTCCCGGCGGGATCTATGGCAGATAATTCTTGCCACTGTCCGGGAAGAGGGCACGACGGTTTTTCTTGCCAGCACATATCTTGACGAGGTAATGCGTTGCGACCAGGCCATAATTCTTAATCAGGGAAAAATTCTATTTAATGACAGCCCCGACAAGATCACAGAACGGGTCAAAGGCAGGGTCTTTTTACTTCCCGCAACTGCGGGAAAACTAGCCCGTGACAGCATGATAGAGTTGAGCCGGGATAAAGAGATCAGCCATGTTGGCATAGATTGCGGTAGCTTACGGGTCATCACCGGAAGACCAGACACATTTTGTCCGGCCTACCCACAGGCAAAGGCATGCCCGCCTCTCTTTGCCGATGCCTTTATGGATATATGGGCAGAAAATGTCTCCCCGCCACAGCTCATTCAGATGGGAGAGGACAGTGGTGGAAAAAGAGAGGAGGTGGTGGTTAGGGTGGAGGGCCTGCAAAAAAAATTCGGCGAATTTACCGCGGTAGAGGACACCACCTTCGAGGTAAAACGGGGGGAAATATTTGGCCTGCTTGGCGGTAACGGGGCGGGAAAGACCACAATTTTCAGAATGCTCTGTGGGCTCTTACGGGCAAGCTCCGGTTCAATCACCATTGCTGGCCACGATCTCTTAAAAAGCCCAGGCAAAACCAGGGCAAGACTGGGATATATGGCCCAAAAATTCTCCCTCTATACCCAGCTCAGTGTCATACAAAACCTCCGTTTCTTCGGTCGTGCCTATAACCTGGGTGGCAAGAAGCTCACAGCTAAAATAGAGCGGGCACTTATAGAGTTTAATCTTGACCAACACCGAGACGATGCCGCAGGCCTACTACCGGCAGGACATCGCCAACGTCTGGCTATGGCCAGCGCCAGCCTGCATAATCCCGATATCCTCTTCCTCGATGAACCAACCTCGGGTACAGACCCCCTGGCCCGCAGGGAGTTCTGGCTCCGAATCAGCTCCTTTGCCCAGAAGGGGATGACGGTTATCGTCACCACCCACTATATGGAAGAGGCTGAATTTTGTGATAAAATCCTGATTATGGCCAAGGGGAAAATACTGGCAATGGGCACCCCGAAAGAGATACGCAAGCATGCCCTTTCGGCCGAAAACCCCAATCCCAGCATAGAGGATGCCTTTATTCAACTGGTTGAGGAGGGAGATCAATAG
- a CDS encoding ABC transporter permease yields MIETFFSHIFTLIGKEFTIILRDPKSRIIVILPPLIQFFIFGYAATFDLNQIPYAVLDESHSPKSRQLLALFAGSENFHLVTSLSSNTEAREMLNRQEVRLIIHIPSEFDKTTAGSISAITDGRNSNVAAVSLGYVQSIIGVFNARQRGDSNIRQAPYIIGVAWFNENLQSRWFIVSALGAVISMIVVMILSALSVAREREFGTFDQLLVAPFSSTEILIGKAIPCLVLGLFDALILSLGAIMWFDIPFRGTFTALCLILLVFVLAIVGIGLFISAICSTMQQALLGAFIFIMPTVLLSGFTTPIANMPDWLQTITYLTPLRYAVNGLRQIFLAGADSATVWPQIWPMILISSCTLPLARWMFNKRS; encoded by the coding sequence ATGATAGAGACATTTTTTTCACACATTTTCACCCTGATCGGCAAAGAATTTACAATAATTCTAAGAGATCCCAAAAGCAGAATTATTGTTATTCTGCCCCCCCTCATCCAATTTTTTATCTTTGGCTACGCGGCAACATTTGATCTAAACCAAATTCCCTATGCAGTGCTCGATGAGTCTCATAGCCCAAAGTCACGACAGTTGCTTGCCCTCTTTGCAGGCTCTGAAAATTTTCACCTTGTCACAAGCCTTAGCTCAAACACTGAGGCAAGGGAGATGCTCAATCGACAAGAGGTACGACTCATCATCCATATCCCTAGCGAATTTGACAAGACAACCGCTGGCAGCATCTCGGCCATCACGGACGGGCGTAACTCTAACGTGGCAGCGGTCAGCCTTGGCTATGTGCAGTCCATCATAGGGGTCTTTAATGCCAGACAACGGGGGGACAGTAATATTCGTCAGGCCCCCTATATTATAGGGGTGGCGTGGTTTAATGAAAATCTACAGAGCAGGTGGTTTATTGTTTCTGCCCTCGGCGCTGTCATCAGCATGATCGTGGTCATGATCCTCTCCGCCCTCTCCGTTGCCCGGGAACGGGAATTCGGGACCTTTGATCAACTATTGGTCGCACCCTTCTCCAGCACGGAAATCCTTATCGGCAAGGCTATCCCCTGCCTTGTTTTAGGACTTTTTGATGCCCTGATCCTCTCCCTGGGGGCAATAATGTGGTTTGATATTCCCTTTCGGGGAACATTTACCGCCCTTTGCCTAATCCTGCTGGTCTTTGTCCTGGCCATTGTAGGGATTGGACTCTTTATCTCGGCAATATGCAGTACCATGCAACAGGCCCTGCTTGGTGCCTTTATATTTATTATGCCAACGGTTCTCCTCAGCGGCTTTACCACCCCCATTGCCAATATGCCAGACTGGCTCCAGACTATCACCTACCTCACCCCACTGCGATACGCCGTCAACGGCTTACGACAAATTTTCCTGGCCGGGGCAGATAGCGCCACCGTCTGGCCACAGATCTGGCCAATGATCCTTATAAGCTCCTGCACCCTGCCACTTGCCAGATGGATGTTCAATAAACGATCCTAA
- a CDS encoding ATP-binding protein — protein sequence MARTLNELLNTHKNPSQEGDAEELQFFPEAPANLDEAGLNSVFIEDLTCKLLLHHGLLSGKEISQKLCLPLKAFDELLYDMKQRLILTYYSTAGVNDFVYALSEKGRQKGLLAMEFSAYIGAAPVVYDHYLESIVLQSIGNEQPGMEDLQGAMEGVILSEEFYSLLGPAINSGRGLFLFGKPGNGKTEVATRIANCFQNTIFIPRTLLIEGQLVKLYDPQCHTMAEGNGHGGESIKFDRRWLKIKRPAVVVGGEMDMDSLEIGYNAQTKICEASLQMKGNSGIFVIDDFGRQRIEPAQLLNRWILPLEKRIDYLTLPSGNKFQVPFNALLIFCTNLDPVSILDEAFLRRLPYKIGMQDPTEPEFLEILRASAGQYNINYSEEMAEYLLAQHFRGIRSMRGCHPRDILQQLINIALFEREAPRMSRENLDKAVRLYFSATRGDLLTD from the coding sequence ATGGCTCGAACTCTCAATGAACTACTTAATACCCATAAGAATCCTTCCCAAGAGGGGGACGCAGAGGAGTTGCAATTTTTTCCTGAAGCTCCGGCCAATCTGGATGAGGCCGGTTTAAATTCAGTTTTTATTGAGGATTTAACCTGCAAGCTTCTCCTTCACCACGGCCTGCTTTCCGGCAAGGAAATATCTCAGAAACTGTGCCTTCCTCTAAAGGCGTTCGATGAGTTGCTCTATGACATGAAACAGCGACTGATCTTAACCTATTACTCCACCGCCGGAGTGAATGATTTTGTCTATGCCCTCTCAGAAAAAGGTCGCCAGAAGGGCCTTCTAGCCATGGAGTTTTCTGCCTATATCGGGGCGGCGCCAGTCGTCTATGATCATTATCTTGAAAGTATCGTATTGCAATCCATAGGCAACGAACAACCGGGGATGGAAGATTTGCAGGGGGCAATGGAGGGCGTAATTCTCTCTGAAGAGTTCTACTCACTGCTTGGCCCCGCAATCAATTCCGGCCGGGGTCTCTTTCTCTTTGGCAAGCCGGGTAACGGAAAAACGGAAGTTGCTACCCGAATTGCCAACTGTTTTCAAAACACAATATTTATTCCAAGAACCCTATTAATTGAAGGACAGTTGGTAAAACTCTATGACCCACAATGTCATACTATGGCGGAAGGTAACGGTCATGGCGGAGAGTCCATAAAATTTGACAGGAGATGGTTGAAGATTAAACGCCCTGCGGTGGTTGTTGGCGGCGAGATGGATATGGATTCATTGGAGATCGGATACAACGCCCAAACCAAGATCTGTGAAGCCTCTCTGCAAATGAAGGGTAATAGCGGCATATTTGTCATAGATGATTTTGGCCGGCAGCGGATTGAACCGGCCCAACTGTTGAATCGCTGGATTTTACCCCTGGAGAAGCGGATTGATTACCTCACTCTGCCAAGCGGCAATAAATTTCAGGTGCCATTTAATGCCCTGCTCATCTTTTGTACAAATCTTGATCCTGTCAGTATTTTAGATGAGGCATTCCTCAGACGTCTTCCATACAAGATAGGTATGCAGGATCCGACAGAGCCTGAATTTCTCGAAATACTACGCGCTTCAGCAGGCCAATACAATATTAACTACTCTGAGGAGATGGCAGAATATCTGTTGGCTCAACACTTTCGTGGAATTCGTTCCATGCGTGGCTGCCACCCTCGAGACATTTTACAACAGCTTATAAATATTGCCCTGTTTGAAAGGGAAGCACCCCGGATGAGCAGGGAAAATTTAGACAAGGCTGTAAGGCTCTATTTTTCAGCTACCAGAGGAGATCTACTGACCGATTAA
- a CDS encoding ABC transporter permease, protein MNLSLMRLRGFLRKEFLQIKRDPSSILLGILMPVVLLLLFGYGISLDPKNVPIAVVIEKESSQTRDLAARFDLSSYFSPIYFTSMQEAIKSANNIDGIIRVPSNFDKDHAIQLIANGIDANRARLIEGYVQGLVANWLSIEAARRGEQPPFLHVQPRVWFNENINSSHFLVPGLLALIMTIIGTLLTALVIAREWERGTMENILATPLRTHEILLGKLLPYFAIGIAGMLLSTLLGLSVFGVPLRGSVTLLLLFSSIFLCASLGLGLFISAITRVQFIAAMASILAGFLPALFLSGLLFDLGSTPIPIQWVSYLVPAKYFVTIAQTIFLAGNVWPVILPAAAILSGMASLLLFATLRKIPRRLK, encoded by the coding sequence ATGAATCTTTCCCTTATGCGCCTGCGCGGCTTTCTGCGCAAGGAATTTTTACAGATAAAGAGAGATCCCAGCAGCATCCTCCTTGGCATCCTTATGCCCGTTGTCCTCCTCTTGCTCTTTGGCTATGGAATTTCTCTTGACCCAAAAAATGTGCCCATTGCTGTAGTCATAGAAAAGGAGAGTAGCCAGACAAGAGACCTTGCCGCCCGCTTTGACCTCTCCAGCTACTTCAGCCCCATATACTTTACCTCGATGCAGGAGGCTATAAAATCTGCCAATAATATTGACGGCATCATCAGGGTACCGAGCAATTTTGACAAGGATCATGCCATTCAGCTTATTGCCAACGGCATTGATGCCAACCGGGCCCGGCTTATCGAGGGATATGTGCAGGGGCTTGTCGCTAATTGGCTAAGCATAGAGGCGGCAAGGCGGGGCGAACAGCCCCCCTTCCTGCACGTTCAGCCACGGGTATGGTTTAACGAAAACATTAACAGCAGCCATTTTTTGGTCCCCGGCCTGCTGGCCCTAATCATGACCATTATAGGCACCCTGCTTACGGCCCTGGTAATCGCTCGGGAGTGGGAGAGAGGGACAATGGAAAATATTCTGGCCACCCCTCTTCGCACCCATGAGATCCTCCTTGGCAAATTACTCCCCTATTTTGCAATCGGTATTGCCGGAATGCTGCTCTCCACCCTGCTTGGCCTATCGGTTTTCGGGGTGCCTCTCCGAGGTTCAGTGACCCTACTCCTCCTCTTCAGCTCTATTTTCCTCTGTGCCTCTCTGGGATTAGGCCTTTTTATCTCCGCCATAACACGGGTGCAATTTATCGCCGCCATGGCCTCGATTCTGGCAGGTTTTCTGCCGGCACTCTTTCTCTCCGGATTGCTCTTTGACCTTGGCAGCACCCCTATTCCTATCCAATGGGTGAGTTACCTTGTCCCTGCTAAATATTTTGTAACAATAGCCCAGACCATTTTTCTGGCAGGTAATGTCTGGCCTGTCATTCTCCCGGCAGCAGCAATCCTTAGCGGCATGGCCTCCCTGCTTCTCTTTGCTACCTTACGTAAAATCCCCAGGAGACTCAAATGA
- the cpaB gene encoding Flp pilus assembly protein CpaB — MNNIPRLTFLVIAVVIAFSVSFVVYKKMSTPNVVMEQKPGQATTDIAVAVKDMSRGSKIGSEDVQMATYLQETLPSGHFTDLEQVVGRIVLSPLTTTEPILNSDLAPQDLTKGGLAAVITPTKRAMAIKVDNVIGVAGFLHPGHLVDVLVSIEKPGDTRSQITKTVLQNILVLSVGTLAQESADKKVHKVTVVTLEVDLEEGEKLALAVNEGRIQLALRGYSDVEPVLTRGITKTSLLKSYSPDVFKTVKGGKTAVKKTAPRRARAHHVIEVMNGNEVKRVRIAK; from the coding sequence ATGAATAACATTCCACGCCTCACTTTTCTTGTCATAGCTGTTGTCATTGCCTTTTCGGTGAGCTTTGTGGTGTATAAAAAAATGTCCACCCCAAACGTAGTTATGGAACAAAAACCAGGACAGGCAACGACTGATATTGCCGTTGCAGTAAAAGATATGTCCCGTGGTAGTAAGATAGGGAGCGAAGATGTACAGATGGCCACCTATCTGCAGGAGACCCTGCCCAGTGGCCACTTTACCGATTTGGAACAGGTTGTGGGGCGAATTGTCCTCTCCCCCCTGACTACCACCGAGCCTATTTTAAACTCTGACCTTGCGCCCCAGGATCTTACCAAGGGGGGCCTCGCCGCCGTGATTACTCCCACAAAAAGGGCCATGGCCATTAAGGTGGATAATGTTATCGGCGTAGCCGGTTTTCTGCACCCAGGCCACTTGGTTGATGTCCTGGTTTCCATTGAAAAACCTGGCGATACGCGGAGCCAAATAACAAAGACGGTGCTGCAAAATATCCTGGTCCTCTCCGTTGGCACCCTGGCCCAAGAGAGTGCGGACAAAAAGGTACATAAGGTAACCGTTGTCACCCTTGAGGTTGATCTTGAAGAGGGGGAGAAACTTGCCCTTGCAGTGAATGAGGGTCGTATTCAGCTGGCTCTTCGAGGTTACTCTGATGTTGAACCGGTCCTCACCCGAGGAATAACCAAAACATCACTGCTCAAATCCTACTCTCCGGATGTTTTCAAGACTGTTAAGGGTGGAAAAACAGCAGTAAAAAAGACCGCACCAAGGAGAGCGAGAGCTCATCATGTAATTGAGGTCATGAATGGCAACGAGGTAAAAAGAGTTCGAATTGCCAAGTAA
- a CDS encoding A24 family peptidase — protein MPQYKIDPLTIVLFVSLLIALSVSTVTDLRARRIPNFITLSMMLIALLVHGLLSGFAGVLFSLQGIACGMGLLLIPHLLGGMGAGDVKLLAAVGAALGAAHTFYAFLVIAILGGLTSIVMLIIRSTCLITLQRMGNAFLAAFGGVGAAALRVDRSTLQREGIPYGAVIAGGTLAYILYHLIAGKGLPPVGI, from the coding sequence ATGCCACAGTATAAAATAGATCCCTTGACGATAGTACTGTTTGTCTCACTATTGATAGCCCTATCGGTCTCAACAGTAACAGATCTCCGTGCCCGGCGCATACCTAACTTTATTACCCTTTCAATGATGCTTATCGCCCTGTTAGTGCATGGCCTGCTCTCCGGGTTTGCCGGAGTGCTCTTTAGTCTGCAGGGAATTGCCTGCGGTATGGGCTTGTTGCTGATACCCCACCTGCTTGGTGGAATGGGAGCGGGTGATGTTAAGTTGCTAGCAGCAGTGGGGGCAGCTCTTGGAGCTGCTCACACCTTCTACGCATTTTTAGTGATAGCAATTCTTGGTGGGCTGACTTCAATAGTCATGCTCATCATACGAAGCACCTGCCTGATAACACTGCAACGAATGGGCAACGCTTTTCTTGCCGCTTTTGGTGGGGTGGGAGCAGCAGCTCTTCGGGTAGACCGTTCAACCTTACAACGCGAGGGCATTCCCTATGGCGCTGTCATCGCCGGTGGTACCTTGGCCTATATCCTCTATCATCTGATTGCAGGAAAGGGTCTGCCACCTGTTGGCATATAG